Proteins from a genomic interval of Ralstonia wenshanensis:
- the pgi gene encoding glucose-6-phosphate isomerase: MPTALPAWQSLTQHAESIRATHMRNWFAAPDAEERVRAFTLEAAGLTVDYSKNRITPETLALLLQLANEAGVLTLRDAMLHGDRINNTEHRSVLHMALRGQEEDGYRADGEPVMPEVLRVRAQMHDFANRVHSGAWTGHSGQRITDIVNIGIGGSDLGPRMVCRALDHLAVPQVRVHFVSNVDGTDLAETLDHLNPDTTLAIVCSKTFTTLETMANAHSMRRWFIEHGVAESQLKQHFVAVSTNREAVVQFGIDPDNMFTFWDWVGGRFSLWSAVGLSIVLAIGPQQFEAMLDGARAMDRHFATAAPRENLPLILGMLSVWYRGFFDAPSACTVPYCAPLELLTDFMQQLEMESNGKSVQRTGAAIDTDTGPIVWGTAGTNGQHAYFQLIHQGSQIVPVDFITTLEPVRNLPGHHAKLLANCFAQGEALLLGRTADEVRAGGITDEALVPHMVFEGNRPSTTILMERLDAASLGALIACAEHRTFVQGAVWNINSFDQWGVELGKKLAKPIQAELEGAPASVAHDASTAALIRRAKSAL; encoded by the coding sequence ATGCCCACAGCCCTACCCGCCTGGCAGTCCCTGACGCAACATGCTGAATCGATTCGCGCGACGCATATGCGCAACTGGTTTGCCGCGCCGGACGCCGAGGAACGGGTACGCGCCTTCACGCTTGAAGCGGCAGGTCTGACGGTCGACTACTCGAAAAATCGCATCACCCCTGAGACGCTCGCCCTGCTGCTGCAACTGGCCAACGAGGCTGGCGTGCTCACGCTGCGCGATGCCATGCTGCACGGCGACCGGATCAACAACACCGAGCACCGCTCCGTCCTCCACATGGCCCTGCGCGGGCAAGAGGAAGACGGCTATCGCGCAGACGGCGAGCCCGTCATGCCCGAAGTGCTGCGCGTGCGGGCCCAGATGCACGACTTCGCCAACCGCGTGCATAGCGGCGCGTGGACGGGCCATTCCGGCCAGCGCATCACGGACATCGTCAATATCGGCATCGGCGGATCGGACCTCGGCCCCCGAATGGTGTGCCGCGCGCTCGACCACCTTGCCGTCCCGCAGGTGCGTGTGCATTTCGTCTCCAATGTCGACGGCACGGACTTGGCCGAAACGCTCGACCATCTGAATCCGGATACCACGCTCGCCATCGTCTGTTCGAAGACGTTCACCACACTCGAAACGATGGCCAACGCGCATAGCATGCGCCGGTGGTTTATCGAGCATGGCGTGGCGGAAAGCCAACTCAAGCAGCACTTTGTCGCCGTGTCCACCAACCGCGAGGCCGTCGTGCAGTTCGGCATCGACCCGGACAACATGTTCACGTTCTGGGATTGGGTTGGCGGGCGGTTCTCGCTCTGGTCGGCGGTGGGCCTGTCGATCGTGCTGGCGATCGGACCGCAGCAGTTTGAAGCGATGCTCGACGGCGCGCGTGCGATGGACCGGCACTTTGCCACCGCCGCGCCGCGCGAGAACCTGCCGCTCATTCTCGGGATGCTGTCGGTCTGGTATCGCGGCTTCTTCGACGCGCCGAGCGCGTGCACCGTGCCCTACTGCGCGCCGCTTGAGCTGCTAACAGACTTCATGCAACAGCTGGAGATGGAGAGCAACGGCAAATCCGTCCAGCGTACCGGCGCAGCCATCGATACCGACACCGGCCCCATCGTCTGGGGCACGGCTGGTACCAATGGACAGCATGCGTATTTCCAGCTGATCCACCAAGGCTCACAGATCGTGCCGGTGGATTTCATCACCACGTTGGAGCCCGTGCGCAACCTGCCCGGCCACCACGCCAAACTGCTCGCCAATTGCTTCGCGCAGGGCGAGGCGCTCCTGCTCGGCCGCACCGCCGATGAGGTCCGCGCGGGCGGCATCACCGACGAAGCACTCGTGCCGCACATGGTGTTCGAAGGCAATCGGCCGAGCACGACCATCCTCATGGAACGGCTCGATGCTGCGTCACTCGGCGCATTGATCGCCTGCGCCGAGCACCGCACCTTCGTGCAAGGCGCGGTGTGGAACATCAACTCGTTCGATCAGTGGGGCGTGGAGCTTGGCAAGAAGCTCGCCAAGCCGATCCAGGCGGAGCTGGAAGGTGCACCCGCCTCCGTGGCGCATGACGCGTCGACGGCGGCGTTGATCCGCCGCGCCAAATCCGCACTCTGA